One part of the Pelodiscus sinensis isolate JC-2024 chromosome 16, ASM4963464v1, whole genome shotgun sequence genome encodes these proteins:
- the PERCC1 gene encoding protein PERCC1 — translation MAAGVIRNLAEFRLPTSFQHSLLHLPSPPDMDFQELSEEEEEEVEEGEEEEEVEEVSPPEPGPGPERQHVAAGGGPSDAEMTLQLLKFSELISSDIQRYFGRKAPDEDPDSCNIYEDGLSPCRSGRELYYADLLRLAQSGDPDAEDAPGLLAAPGQLEQRVWRSICNKDGAQKLGPLAELFEYGLRRFLKRRAAEGWKLRLERKYAHITPMHKRKLPQSFWKEPSPTPPCILNTNPPDFSDLLANWTAEPGQEPPGTGRELARPAVDTEQFSML, via the coding sequence ATGGCCGCAGGAGTGATCAGGAACCTGGCGGAGTTccggctgcccacctccttccagcATTCCTTGCtccacctgcccagccccccggaCATGGACTTCCAGGAGctgtcagaggaggaggaggaggaggtggaagagggagaggaggaggaggaggtggaagaggtCAGCCCCCCCGAGCCCGGTCCTGGCCCAGAGAGGCAGCACGTCGCAGCCGGTGGCGGCCCGAGTGACGCTGAAATGACCCTGCAGCTGCTGAAGTTCTCGGAGCTGATCAGCAGCGACATCCAGAGATACTTCGGGAGGAAGGCCCCGGACGAGGACCCCGACTCCTGCAACATCTACGAGGACGGGCTCTCTCCCTGCCGGTCGGGGCGGGAGCTGTACTACGCCGACCTGCTGCGCCTGGCCCAGAGCGGCGACCCGGACGCCGAGGATGCCCCGGGTCTGTTGGCAGCCCCCGGGCAGCTGGAGCAGCGGGTCTGGCGGTCCATCTGCAACAAGGACGGGGCGCAGAAGCTGGGGCCCTTGGCAGAGCTCTTCGAATACGGCCTGCGGCGCTTCCTCAAGCGGCGAGCGGCCGAGGGCTGGAAGCTGCGGCTGGAGAGGAAGTACGCCCACATCACGCCCATGCACAAGAGGAAGCTGCCGCAGTCCTTCTGGAAGGAGCCGTCGCCcacccccccctgcatcctcaaCACCAACCCGCCTGACTTCAGCGACCTCCTGGCCAACTGGACGGCAGAGCCCGGGCAGGAGCCGCCCGGCaccggcagggagctggccaggccGGCCGTGGACACCGAGCAGTTCAGCATGCTGTGA